In Fibrobacter sp., the sequence GAGCGGGAAATATCTCCCAGATCGACAAATAGTATATCTGTTCAGTTTTTCTGCCTGGATCCCCGAGAATGTAAACTCCGCAAAGCGGCAGTTTCCCAAGTGAATCAGAGGATTTAGGTGACCGGGCATACCACCGCCCATCTTGATCCTGGAAAATTCTTTTATCTTTGGACAATATGTTTTTGACTGTTATCTCAGCCATACTGCCCGGATTTGAAATCCTGAAGAAATTTCCGGCAATTTCTCCTGTTGAAGCACCTTCCGAACACGACCGCAGGTAATCTATTATTTCTTCGTACATTGCACTATCTCCGTATACAGGGAAATTTAGTTGACGCGCTGCACATCTGACAATGAAGCGATACAATCCCGTTTTTTCCCCGGATCTTGTCATATTGCGTTCTGATTGACATTTTGTTATAAATTCTCCTTGCAAATGACATGAAGGAATTGTATATTACATATCAATACACCAGACACTCCTCATCATAACACTCTTCAACACCTCATAAAATAGCTGGAATCAACCAAACTTTAATCTTCATTACGAGAGGAGTGGTGCAATATGCCAAGAATCACTAAATCCCAGCTTATTAAGCTTCAGAAAAAATTCAAAACTGATGCTGCAATAGGTGAACAGTTCGGAATCACAAGGCAGGCGATCCATCAGCTCAGGAAAAAATACGGAATCGATTCTTCTCTGGTTGATAACCCGAAGAGAAACGCTGAAATCGTCAGCCTTTACGAAAAGGGAACATCGGGAACAGCTATAGCTAAAAAGTTCAAGCTCTCCATTTCCCAGACCTATCGTATTATCAATGAATCCAAGAAAAAAACAAAAACTAAAGCAAAGACCAAAGCCAGAAGCAAAAAAAGAAAGTAAGATCTTTTTTCATTAAGACAAACAAAGGCTTACGGTCAATCTGCCCGTAAGCCCTTCCTTTTACATCCTCCGTTTTTCTGTCTGTCTCCAGGCTCTTTCGGCTTACTCTGTTTTGCGCTTACTCATCCGCAGGCAGTAGTTTTAATACCATGACAACCGCGTTAATTCAAAGCCTGACAGTTTCCAGAGAGAAAAAATCTCAGAAACGGGCACTAACAATCGCTACAGCCATAATGATGGGATCTGTGCTTCTCAGCCGTATCACCGGGCTTGTCAGGGAACAGGTCCTTGCGGCTTTCGGAGGCACCAGCTTTGAAATGGATGCGTATGTCACAGCTTTTCTTATCCCTGAACTTTTAAATCATTTCCTTGCCGGAGGATTTCTTTCCATAACATTTATCCCCATATTTCAGAAACACTGCTCTCAGGGAAATCGTCTGCAGGCATGGCGCTCTTTTTCAAATCTGATCTGTATCGGGAGCGCAGTATTTGCTCTTCTTATTCCCCTGGCAATGATTTTTACACCTGAGATCCTTGGTCTCTCAGGCAAGCACATTACCGATTCCTCACATCTTTCCCTTACTGTCCGCCTGACACGTATTATCATTCCAGCTCAGTTGTTCTTTTACTGGGGTGCTTTTTTCAGTGCAGTACAGATGGCTGAGCACAGGTTTTTTCTGCCGGCAATGGCACCATTATGCTACAATCTGGGTATCATTTTCGGCGGGCTGATCCTTGGGCCATCGCTGGGCATAGAGGGGTTTGCCTGGGGAGTTTTGATCGGT encodes:
- a CDS encoding helix-turn-helix domain-containing protein; this encodes MPRITKSQLIKLQKKFKTDAAIGEQFGITRQAIHQLRKKYGIDSSLVDNPKRNAEIVSLYEKGTSGTAIAKKFKLSISQTYRIINESKKKTKTKAKTKARSKKRK